The Treponema medium genome has a window encoding:
- a CDS encoding flagellar filament outer layer protein FlaA, translating to MKRTSILVAIALLFIGAFAVAEEAILVDFALLNADILADKNGAMTQNRRTVMDYATVAGSTYTDEQKALMRTSLAIGQWEVVLNSSSRNPTAVAVSHATEAKVSDEAKNFAGQTLMGVRIEFPLWAHNASATIEPTFDIPMYEPLAQVDEQGNIQEPTDEEKASGKGRFEDGYGVVRNTGVIKSIAVNTYGMNFPHGLYVLIRNEKNEVKRYFMGYLLFDGWKELVWNNPAYLTDVRARETRIYPVYPQSLPFSAFEGFLVTRDAAHDGGSFVGYFKDVKLIYDKAVLNTVRDFADEDIWGIQTKMNNERMQHELSRFGQTQVLRFLEQEKMATEAGFTPSEGSAAAGNSTEAAN from the coding sequence ATGAAAAGAACAAGCATACTTGTAGCAATTGCACTTCTCTTTATCGGTGCATTTGCGGTTGCTGAAGAAGCAATTTTGGTTGACTTTGCGTTATTGAACGCAGATATTCTCGCGGATAAGAACGGTGCTATGACTCAGAACCGCAGAACGGTTATGGATTATGCTACCGTCGCAGGTTCTACCTACACCGATGAGCAGAAGGCTCTGATGAGAACATCTTTGGCTATCGGTCAGTGGGAAGTAGTTTTGAACTCGTCTTCCCGCAATCCGACTGCTGTTGCAGTTTCTCATGCTACTGAAGCAAAAGTCAGTGATGAAGCGAAGAACTTTGCAGGTCAAACCTTGATGGGTGTCCGCATTGAGTTTCCTCTCTGGGCACATAATGCTAGTGCAACGATTGAACCGACTTTTGATATACCGATGTATGAACCGCTTGCACAGGTTGATGAACAAGGAAATATTCAGGAGCCGACCGATGAAGAAAAGGCTTCAGGTAAAGGTCGCTTTGAAGACGGATATGGCGTTGTTCGCAATACCGGTGTTATCAAGTCTATTGCGGTTAATACTTACGGTATGAACTTCCCCCATGGTCTTTACGTACTCATTCGCAATGAAAAGAACGAAGTAAAGCGCTATTTCATGGGATATTTGCTGTTTGACGGTTGGAAAGAGCTTGTATGGAATAATCCTGCATATTTGACGGACGTGCGTGCCCGCGAAACTCGGATCTATCCGGTATATCCGCAGTCACTTCCTTTCAGTGCTTTTGAAGGGTTCTTGGTTACTCGTGATGCAGCGCATGACGGTGGTTCATTTGTCGGTTACTTCAAAGATGTTAAGCTCATCTATGACAAAGCTGTGTTGAACACCGTACGCGATTTTGCTGATGAAGATATCTGGGGTATCCAGACAAAGATGAACAACGAGCGTATGCAGCATGAACTGTCTCGCTTTGGTCAAACACAAGTTCTCCGCTTCTTGGAGCAAGAGAAAATGGCAACCGAAGCAGGATTCACTCCTTCTGAAGGTTCTGCAGCGGCTGGAAATTCAACTGAAGCTGCAAACTAA
- the lnt gene encoding apolipoprotein N-acyltransferase has protein sequence MQRSRRLAYWGVNVALLVSSSALFAFSQPGFLVSTGLPFLAYIIFVPLLILVRRISLPSSFLWGGVYGVLNYCIFSYWLWGFHPLAMYIVALEYFFYYMLTMFLLKLADIYFTRYGFIVQWLIWIGYEYIKTLGFLGFSYGLIGYSQWQFIPLIQIASIFGVWGVSALVCFPSVWIAAGIKPHCKEPVRNWFREFRTFAYRERIPALIWCLCVIATLIYGVSIQRDYKDLPTARIALIQPNSDPWVGGVASYKRDFKTLKKLSDQAITDNPDLALVVWPETAFIPRINWHYRYREDRNTFELVYELLTYIDRQSVPFLIGNDDAVKAITEAGGEDRLDYNAALLFRPQENVLPPHPERYRKMHLVPFTEHFPYKNTFPAIYEALVANDTHFWEKGDEPTVFSVSGLEFSVPICFEDTFGYITRRFARHGAKLFVNMSNDAWAKSVACQYQHLSMSVFRAVETRLPMVRATASGQTAAISPYGKIIAMIQPFIEGYLCVDVPVFTTNSDTWYVLWGDILGFVAAIAAVCLLIIGSVRTILNSRKTA, from the coding sequence ATGCAAAGAAGTAGAAGACTTGCCTATTGGGGTGTCAATGTCGCTCTACTTGTAAGTTCTTCTGCTCTTTTTGCTTTTTCGCAGCCCGGTTTTTTAGTTTCGACAGGGCTGCCCTTTCTTGCCTATATTATTTTTGTCCCACTTCTCATTTTAGTCCGTAGAATTTCGCTCCCTTCTTCTTTTTTGTGGGGCGGAGTTTACGGCGTACTTAATTATTGCATTTTTAGTTATTGGCTATGGGGCTTTCATCCGCTTGCAATGTATATTGTTGCGCTGGAATACTTTTTTTACTATATGTTAACGATGTTCCTGCTTAAATTAGCCGATATCTATTTCACTCGATACGGTTTTATTGTACAATGGCTGATTTGGATTGGATACGAGTATATTAAAACGCTTGGTTTCCTCGGTTTCTCGTATGGTTTGATAGGTTATTCACAGTGGCAGTTTATACCGCTCATTCAGATTGCATCGATTTTCGGGGTATGGGGAGTTTCCGCCTTGGTTTGCTTTCCTTCTGTATGGATAGCTGCCGGAATAAAACCGCATTGCAAGGAGCCGGTGCGAAACTGGTTCCGTGAGTTTCGTACATTTGCATATAGAGAACGTATTCCCGCTTTGATTTGGTGCCTCTGTGTTATCGCAACATTGATTTACGGCGTGTCTATTCAACGGGATTATAAAGATTTACCGACTGCACGTATTGCCCTTATTCAGCCGAACTCCGATCCGTGGGTAGGAGGAGTCGCGTCATATAAAAGAGATTTTAAAACACTCAAAAAGTTATCAGATCAAGCTATTACCGATAATCCGGATCTTGCACTGGTCGTATGGCCGGAAACTGCTTTTATACCTCGTATCAATTGGCATTATCGGTATCGCGAAGATCGAAATACCTTTGAGCTTGTATATGAGCTTTTAACTTATATTGATCGGCAGTCGGTACCGTTTTTAATCGGAAACGATGACGCTGTAAAAGCGATAACTGAAGCGGGTGGAGAAGATAGACTCGACTATAATGCCGCTTTGCTGTTTCGCCCTCAAGAGAACGTGTTGCCTCCGCATCCCGAGCGATATCGAAAAATGCATTTGGTACCCTTCACCGAGCATTTTCCATACAAAAACACTTTTCCCGCTATTTATGAGGCATTGGTTGCGAACGACACTCATTTTTGGGAAAAAGGAGACGAACCGACCGTTTTTTCGGTGAGCGGATTGGAGTTTTCCGTTCCAATTTGCTTTGAAGATACGTTCGGCTATATTACGAGGCGTTTTGCGCGTCATGGAGCAAAGTTATTTGTCAATATGTCGAATGATGCATGGGCGAAAAGTGTTGCCTGTCAATATCAGCATTTAAGTATGAGTGTATTTCGGGCTGTAGAAACTCGTCTGCCGATGGTAAGGGCAACAGCATCGGGTCAAACGGCTGCAATTAGCCCGTATGGAAAGATTATTGCGATGATTCAGCCGTTTATCGAAGGGTATCTGTGTGTTGATGTTCCGGTGTTTACAACAAACTCGGATACGTGGTATGTGCTTTGGGGGGATATTTTGGGATTTGTAGCAGCAATAGCCGCTGTTTGCCTCTTGATTATCGGTTCAGTACGGACTATACTTAATTCTAGGAAAACTGCATGA
- a CDS encoding HU family DNA-binding protein: MSKHKQVSKQTKTSIVDAIYKKTDHMLKDIHSISDLFFSEMFEALQRGETIEIRGFGTFSVQFRKGRKGMRNPKTGELVNTTDHSVVVFRPGKVLSAAVRPIVGEKVPNAKK, encoded by the coding sequence ATGAGTAAACATAAACAGGTAAGCAAACAAACAAAAACAAGCATTGTTGATGCAATTTATAAAAAAACAGATCACATGTTGAAGGATATTCATTCTATAAGCGATTTGTTCTTTTCAGAAATGTTTGAAGCTTTGCAACGAGGTGAAACAATAGAGATTCGTGGTTTCGGTACGTTTTCAGTACAATTCCGTAAGGGTCGAAAAGGAATGCGGAATCCCAAAACGGGTGAATTAGTGAATACTACGGATCATTCGGTAGTTGTATTTCGGCCGGGAAAGGTATTGAGCGCAGCCGTTCGTCCGATTGTAGGGGAGAAAGTTCCGAATGCAAAGAAGTAG
- a CDS encoding phosphodiester glycosidase family protein, protein MFQKYPVLLQPIRTRVHYKQKHSEDLLPIFPLLLLLCCFWCFSGCTTVSTAHTDTPYQPVTQTKIRWRTLSPGIEAADINDPQFPLIVHVVKIDLGNPAVSVITSEPALFKNNQGCIRGETTWDFALRRNTIIAFNATPFKTSSLLFSMYRTIVGIHITDFHRMSMPNKRYGALLFYADKTARIIDSQTEDVLSADVRHAVGGFWTILRNGTVMPQKLHRRDSRTAVGLTDNGKTLFIVVVEGENKRRSQGLSFEESARLLRELGADDALQLDGGSSSSLVLQENGAQHIVAPSRSWNIHIRVASNIGIIINQ, encoded by the coding sequence ATGTTTCAAAAGTATCCGGTGCTTCTCCAACCTATACGGACACGAGTGCACTATAAGCAAAAACATTCCGAAGATCTGCTTCCGATATTCCCACTGCTTTTATTGCTGTGTTGCTTTTGGTGCTTTTCAGGATGCACAACCGTTTCCACCGCCCACACGGATACGCCATATCAACCTGTCACTCAAACAAAAATACGCTGGCGTACCCTATCCCCGGGGATCGAAGCTGCCGATATCAATGATCCGCAGTTTCCGCTTATCGTTCATGTCGTAAAAATAGATTTAGGCAATCCCGCTGTCTCTGTTATAACATCAGAACCGGCTCTTTTTAAAAACAACCAAGGTTGTATCCGCGGCGAAACGACATGGGATTTTGCCCTGAGGCGCAATACAATCATCGCCTTCAACGCCACTCCATTCAAAACAAGCTCGCTACTTTTCAGCATGTACCGAACTATCGTTGGTATTCATATTACGGATTTCCACCGGATGAGTATGCCGAACAAACGCTACGGCGCATTGCTTTTTTATGCGGATAAAACAGCCCGCATTATCGACTCTCAAACGGAAGATGTCTTATCGGCAGATGTCCGCCATGCAGTAGGGGGATTTTGGACCATCCTCCGAAACGGTACCGTGATGCCGCAAAAACTTCACCGCCGAGATTCACGAACTGCCGTCGGCCTCACCGATAACGGAAAAACGCTCTTCATCGTCGTGGTCGAAGGAGAAAATAAACGGAGAAGCCAAGGGCTTTCCTTTGAAGAATCGGCAAGGCTGCTACGGGAATTAGGCGCTGACGATGCGCTCCAACTCGATGGCGGCAGTTCAAGTTCGTTGGTTTTACAGGAAAACGGAGCACAGCATATTGTCGCTCCCAGTCGCAGCTGGAATATCCATATCCGTGTTGCAAGTAATATCGGTATTATCATTAATCAATGA
- the rho gene encoding transcription termination factor Rho gives MNLEQQEAAATVSPEAERFIHQTDNDVEHPTASDETPEKKLVVRSRMRRKPSGDASAPEAEKKPRRQSSMRRTYNRAQDPTAVVVDGNNSSEDNENKLKLVINDLTRMGMHALRDLAAQYGIPHEDMVAMKKQEIIFFILKNHTENGGIIFASGALEILPDGYGFLRSPQNSYLSGSDDIYISPSQIRLFNLKTGDTVYGQIRSPKEGERFFALLRVESVNFEDVSIAQSRIPFDNLTPLYPRQKLNLETTSELYSTRIMDLFCPIGKGQRSLIVAPPRTGKTILMQQIANAITQNHPEVYLIVLLIDERPEEVTDMERTVRGEVISSTFDEQATRHVQVAEMVLEKAKRLVEHKKDVVILLDSITRLARAYNQTVPTSGKVLSGGVDSNALHKPKRFFGAARNIEEGGSLTIIATALIETGSRMDEVIFEEFKGTGNMEINLDRRLSDRRIFPAINIKKSGTRKEELLIDEADLQRIWLLRKVINPMDDIEIMDLLLDKMKKSKNNEVFLKLMNSGTMQ, from the coding sequence TTGAATCTGGAGCAACAAGAGGCAGCGGCTACCGTATCCCCTGAAGCCGAAAGGTTTATACATCAAACAGATAATGATGTTGAACATCCTACTGCATCCGATGAAACGCCTGAAAAAAAATTAGTAGTACGGTCGCGTATGCGCAGAAAACCATCCGGAGATGCAAGTGCGCCTGAGGCGGAGAAAAAACCGCGCCGCCAATCTTCTATGCGGAGAACCTATAACAGAGCACAGGATCCTACTGCTGTTGTTGTCGATGGAAATAACAGTTCCGAAGACAACGAGAATAAACTGAAACTGGTTATTAACGATTTAACACGTATGGGTATGCATGCCCTGCGTGATTTAGCGGCGCAGTACGGTATACCGCATGAAGATATGGTTGCGATGAAAAAGCAGGAAATTATCTTTTTTATTCTGAAAAACCATACGGAAAACGGCGGAATTATTTTTGCCTCCGGCGCTTTGGAGATTCTGCCGGACGGATACGGCTTTTTGCGTTCGCCGCAGAACAGTTATTTGTCCGGATCAGACGATATTTACATTTCGCCGAGCCAGATACGGTTGTTTAATCTTAAAACGGGAGATACCGTATACGGACAAATTCGTTCACCCAAAGAAGGGGAGCGCTTTTTTGCGCTGTTGCGAGTTGAATCGGTAAACTTTGAGGATGTATCTATTGCACAAAGCCGCATTCCCTTCGATAACCTTACTCCGCTGTATCCCCGTCAAAAACTCAATCTGGAAACAACAAGCGAACTGTATTCAACCCGTATTATGGATTTGTTCTGTCCGATCGGAAAGGGGCAACGTTCATTGATTGTTGCCCCTCCTCGTACCGGTAAGACAATATTGATGCAGCAAATCGCGAATGCCATAACGCAAAATCACCCTGAGGTATATCTCATCGTTTTGTTGATTGATGAGCGGCCTGAAGAAGTTACCGACATGGAGCGGACGGTGCGCGGTGAGGTTATCTCGTCTACCTTCGATGAGCAGGCGACGAGGCACGTTCAGGTTGCAGAAATGGTATTGGAAAAGGCAAAGCGGCTGGTTGAACACAAAAAGGATGTAGTGATTCTACTCGATTCCATCACACGTCTTGCCCGTGCATATAACCAAACGGTGCCGACTTCCGGTAAGGTGCTGTCCGGTGGTGTCGATTCGAATGCCCTGCATAAGCCCAAACGCTTTTTCGGTGCTGCCCGGAATATTGAAGAAGGCGGCAGTCTGACCATTATCGCTACCGCGCTGATAGAAACCGGCAGCCGTATGGATGAAGTTATCTTTGAGGAGTTCAAAGGGACGGGTAATATGGAGATCAACTTGGATCGCCGGTTGTCCGATCGCCGTATATTCCCTGCAATCAATATTAAGAAGTCGGGAACCCGTAAAGAAGAACTTTTGATTGATGAGGCTGATTTGCAGCGGATTTGGCTGTTGCGGAAAGTTATTAACCCGATGGATGATATCGAAATTATGGACTTACTTCTTGACAAAATGAAGAAAAGTAAGAATAATGAAGTGTTCTTGAAATTGATGAATTCCGGAACCATGCAATAA
- a CDS encoding RelA/SpoT domain-containing protein: protein MMSLNTVWIPDKNQLKKQYNDYHAHFVVLLKRIEDHLRSIVKVSALPAYKTRVKSFDSYYEKLLKFPPADPAIEFPVVTDLIGIRIVCPFLQNLSEVENILVKNFTVKEVERKGADRTFCEFGYESTHVLADIPESFKVGLLLPENLIFEVQIRTILQDAWAEVEHELIYKFEFSPFDFPLKRKFASINASLSLADILFQEIRDAQNSLNTELDRRREQFYLRADEFTKDLLGDSSELEEISATESVNNSALETIDSMIFNAIRAHNRGDFLTAEALYTKILNQKPNALVASIVYKHRGMAFFAQGSYENAYKDFSASLDENPKNFRSYYYAGIVLMMMDKNSEAITMFTKSLEINGYQAHVYFRRALAYFQENQLILALHDLDNASALGLPLEEEKKLRAAIAKKIDMV, encoded by the coding sequence ATTATGTCATTGAATACTGTGTGGATACCTGATAAAAATCAATTAAAAAAGCAATATAACGATTACCATGCACATTTTGTTGTGCTGTTAAAACGTATTGAAGACCATTTGAGATCAATCGTTAAGGTATCTGCACTGCCCGCCTATAAAACGCGAGTAAAGAGTTTTGACAGTTATTATGAAAAATTATTAAAATTTCCTCCTGCCGATCCGGCAATCGAATTTCCTGTTGTAACTGATTTAATCGGTATTCGAATTGTATGTCCTTTTTTGCAGAATCTCAGTGAAGTGGAAAATATTCTTGTAAAAAATTTTACCGTTAAAGAAGTGGAACGAAAAGGAGCAGACCGTACTTTTTGCGAATTCGGCTATGAGTCTACGCATGTTTTAGCTGATATTCCTGAAAGCTTTAAGGTAGGGTTACTACTACCGGAGAATTTGATCTTTGAAGTCCAAATCAGAACAATTTTACAGGATGCATGGGCAGAAGTTGAACATGAGCTTATTTATAAATTTGAATTTTCTCCCTTTGATTTTCCGCTTAAACGAAAGTTTGCTTCGATTAACGCAAGTCTCAGTCTCGCGGATATACTCTTTCAGGAAATTAGAGATGCGCAAAACAGTTTGAATACGGAACTTGATAGACGGCGTGAACAGTTTTATCTACGTGCCGATGAATTCACAAAGGATCTGCTTGGTGATTCTTCCGAGCTTGAAGAAATATCCGCGACAGAATCAGTAAATAATTCAGCATTGGAAACAATCGATAGTATGATTTTCAATGCTATCAGAGCACATAATCGCGGAGATTTTCTAACAGCGGAAGCGTTGTATACTAAAATATTAAATCAAAAACCGAATGCATTGGTCGCATCCATTGTCTATAAACATCGCGGTATGGCGTTTTTTGCTCAAGGTTCGTATGAAAATGCATATAAGGATTTTTCTGCCAGTCTTGATGAAAACCCTAAGAATTTCCGCTCGTATTATTATGCAGGTATCGTATTGATGATGATGGATAAAAATTCAGAGGCAATTACGATGTTTACTAAGTCGCTTGAAATAAACGGATATCAAGCACACGTATATTTTAGGCGTGCTCTAGCTTATTTTCAAGAAAATCAGCTTATCTTGGCTTTGCATGATCTTGATAATGCTTCCGCGCTCGGACTCCCTTTAGAAGAGGAAAAGAAATTAAGGGCGGCTATTGCAAAAAAGATCGATATGGTTTAA
- a CDS encoding bactofilin family protein: protein MKKIDKEKKLTVLGKETVFDGFLKFTEDLHIQGTFSGAIDAQGFLLIEKGAVCKTQYIRAASIVIEGTVYGSLTAADKIEMKAGSIVHGDVHAARIKIADNVSFEGAVHMIRDNAGIDANLFSMHPEQLKQKLRG, encoded by the coding sequence ATGAAAAAAATCGATAAAGAAAAAAAACTAACCGTTTTAGGAAAAGAGACGGTATTTGACGGTTTTTTGAAATTTACTGAAGACCTGCATATTCAAGGTACTTTCTCGGGCGCTATAGATGCGCAAGGTTTCTTATTGATAGAAAAAGGTGCAGTTTGTAAAACTCAGTATATTAGAGCTGCTTCAATTGTTATTGAAGGTACTGTGTACGGCTCTTTAACCGCTGCCGATAAGATAGAGATGAAAGCCGGTAGCATTGTGCATGGGGATGTCCATGCTGCCCGTATTAAGATTGCAGACAATGTATCATTTGAGGGTGCCGTGCACATGATACGGGACAATGCCGGAATTGATGCCAATCTCTTTTCGATGCATCCTGAACAACTCAAGCAAAAGCTGCGTGGCTAA
- the rpmE gene encoding 50S ribosomal protein L31, producing MKKDIHPNYVETTITCACGNVIQTRSTEKDIKVEICSACHPFFTGKQKLVDTAGRIDRFKKRYNIKD from the coding sequence ATGAAAAAAGATATTCATCCTAATTATGTGGAAACAACGATTACGTGCGCATGTGGAAATGTTATTCAGACCCGTTCTACAGAGAAAGATATTAAAGTTGAAATTTGTTCTGCTTGTCATCCTTTCTTTACCGGTAAACAGAAGTTAGTAGACACTGCCGGACGTATCGACCGCTTTAAGAAACGCTATAACATTAAAGACTAA
- the rpsT gene encoding 30S ribosomal protein S20, with product MANNASAIKRHKQSEVRRIHNKSVKSAARTCAKKYTLAVVEKNAESAMSLLKELAHQLDSAARKGIITKNAAARKKSRMQKLYNVTFSQK from the coding sequence ATGGCTAATAATGCATCTGCTATAAAACGTCATAAACAGAGTGAAGTTCGCCGTATCCATAATAAATCGGTGAAGTCGGCAGCACGGACATGTGCTAAAAAGTATACGCTTGCTGTTGTTGAAAAAAATGCCGAATCTGCTATGAGTTTATTAAAAGAACTTGCGCATCAGCTCGATAGTGCTGCTCGGAAGGGAATTATTACAAAAAATGCTGCTGCACGAAAAAAGTCTCGTATGCAGAAGTTGTATAATGTAACTTTTTCACAAAAATAG
- a CDS encoding CinA family protein, which translates to MFSQIHHIFDELKRRNLFLVTAESLTGGLIAKYLTDIPGASAVFWGGWVTYSVQAKQHVLNVPAEVLESFGVVSVETAAAMAKGALAIASDSSGRQGYALAVTGLAGPAGGTPQLPVGTVCIACAANEHTSSVYSEKYLFSGTRDAIREQTYTAAVQMLLQHLKRDC; encoded by the coding sequence ATGTTTTCGCAGATTCATCATATATTTGACGAGCTAAAACGAAGGAATCTTTTTCTTGTAACGGCCGAATCGTTAACAGGCGGCTTGATTGCAAAATATCTTACGGATATACCGGGAGCTTCCGCTGTTTTCTGGGGAGGATGGGTTACCTATTCGGTACAGGCAAAACAGCATGTATTAAATGTTCCCGCTGAAGTTTTGGAAAGCTTTGGCGTAGTGAGCGTTGAAACTGCAGCTGCAATGGCAAAAGGAGCATTAGCCATCGCTTCGGATTCTTCAGGCAGACAGGGGTATGCCCTTGCGGTAACCGGACTTGCAGGACCGGCAGGAGGAACTCCGCAACTGCCTGTCGGTACGGTATGCATTGCATGTGCAGCTAATGAACATACTTCTTCCGTATATTCTGAAAAGTATCTGTTTAGCGGTACGCGCGATGCTATCCGTGAACAGACCTATACTGCTGCAGTGCAAATGTTGTTGCAGCACTTAAAAAGAGATTGCTAA
- a CDS encoding NAD(P)H-dependent glycerol-3-phosphate dehydrogenase — translation MNEKIAILGAGSWGTAIACALGRNGHRVMLWNRSEDVCSSINTEHINKKYLPNYILPPTISASTNMQEVCKDAAVLFLASPSLYLMDIVNRLLTIPPFNTDTGTETYPLIAVLTKGFIPDEYGEPHLIIESLEKKLPDFYRDHLVYVAGPSHGEEVAAGKLTGLIAASKNPLSSIRCREILKSRSLLVYSSLDIVGVQVCAATKNVIAIAFGMLDALTEHSDFFGDNTESLLLAAGLNEIQIIGRAMGATHPETFTSISGIGDLDVTCRSKYGRNRKFGREIITAAVLDAFNGIDDLIARIGTIGYLPEGIVACAYLSKIAVRYDLKLPLCTGLYKILNKELCPTEFIENLLNGTKN, via the coding sequence ATGAATGAAAAAATCGCTATCCTCGGTGCGGGATCATGGGGAACGGCAATAGCCTGTGCACTCGGTCGAAACGGGCATCGTGTCATGCTCTGGAATCGGAGTGAGGATGTATGCTCAAGCATCAATACCGAGCATATCAATAAAAAGTATTTACCGAACTATATCTTACCACCGACGATCTCCGCTTCTACCAATATGCAAGAAGTATGCAAAGATGCGGCTGTACTCTTTTTAGCAAGCCCCTCCCTCTATTTAATGGATATCGTAAACCGACTCTTAACGATTCCTCCTTTTAATACCGATACCGGTACAGAGACATATCCACTCATCGCAGTACTTACCAAAGGATTTATCCCCGATGAGTACGGAGAACCGCACTTAATCATCGAATCCCTTGAAAAAAAGTTACCCGATTTTTATCGAGATCACCTCGTCTATGTCGCAGGTCCAAGTCACGGAGAAGAAGTTGCCGCCGGAAAGCTCACCGGTCTTATTGCAGCTTCAAAAAATCCCTTAAGCTCAATCCGATGCCGTGAAATCCTTAAATCGCGCAGCTTACTGGTATACTCAAGTCTTGATATTGTAGGAGTACAGGTATGCGCAGCGACAAAAAACGTGATTGCTATTGCATTCGGCATGCTCGATGCGCTAACCGAACACTCTGACTTTTTCGGCGACAATACCGAATCACTTTTATTGGCGGCCGGCTTAAACGAAATTCAGATTATCGGGAGAGCAATGGGCGCAACGCACCCGGAAACATTCACATCGATTTCAGGTATCGGCGACCTTGATGTTACATGCCGAAGCAAATACGGCAGAAACCGCAAATTCGGGCGCGAAATTATCACAGCAGCGGTCTTAGATGCCTTTAACGGCATCGATGACCTTATTGCACGAATTGGAACTATCGGCTATTTACCGGAAGGTATCGTCGCGTGCGCTTACCTCAGTAAGATTGCCGTAAGATACGATTTAAAGCTGCCGCTCTGTACTGGACTCTACAAAATTCTGAACAAAGAATTATGCCCGACAGAGTTTATCGAAAATCTTTTAAATGGAACAAAGAATTAA
- a CDS encoding nitroreductase family protein has translation MNEVINAILTRVSIRKFTDQRIEDEKLKLIADCAKAAPTGKNRQARKFTVVHNREKIQQLARAIAKVHNRSDYHIYDCDAILLISFAEDDIYGQCDSSCAIENTYLAAESLGLGAVWINQLRDKCNEPEIRKILDSFHIPHNHIICGFVALGYPAEKPAPKERTEPVEFIH, from the coding sequence ATGAATGAAGTGATCAATGCAATTTTAACGCGAGTCAGTATACGCAAATTTACCGATCAAAGAATTGAAGATGAAAAACTAAAACTTATTGCCGACTGCGCAAAAGCTGCTCCGACAGGAAAAAACAGACAAGCACGAAAATTTACGGTTGTACATAATCGGGAAAAAATTCAACAACTTGCACGGGCGATCGCAAAAGTGCATAACCGCAGCGATTACCATATATACGACTGCGATGCCATTCTCTTGATCAGCTTTGCTGAGGATGATATATACGGCCAATGCGATTCGTCTTGCGCAATCGAAAATACTTATTTAGCTGCGGAATCCCTTGGGTTGGGTGCCGTCTGGATTAACCAATTGCGTGATAAATGTAATGAACCGGAAATCAGGAAGATACTCGACTCCTTTCATATTCCGCACAATCATATAATATGCGGCTTTGTTGCGTTGGGATATCCTGCAGAAAAACCGGCGCCGAAAGAACGGACAGAACCGGTAGAATTTATACACTAG
- the trhA gene encoding PAQR family membrane homeostasis protein TrhA yields MAQIIVKRYTTGEEIVNAITHGIGALLSIAGLVLLIIRAVHYAPEEYRARCIVGFTIFGASLIILYLFSTLYHALPLGTKKVFGIFDHCSIYILIAGTYTAYCLTALRGAVGWAIFGVIWGLAVVGIVLYAIFGSRVRVLSVVTYIPMGWLIIFAAKPLKEQLSLLSFRFLVLGGVLYTVGCVFYAMKKIKWMHGVWHLFVLAGSIMHFFSIYYSI; encoded by the coding sequence ATGGCACAAATAATTGTAAAACGGTACACAACAGGTGAAGAAATTGTCAATGCAATAACTCATGGTATTGGAGCTTTGCTTTCGATTGCAGGGTTGGTGCTTCTCATTATCCGTGCCGTTCATTATGCGCCTGAGGAATATAGAGCGCGGTGCATTGTCGGATTTACAATATTCGGTGCGTCGTTAATCATTTTGTATTTGTTCTCAACGCTCTATCATGCTTTACCGCTTGGCACAAAAAAAGTATTTGGCATATTCGATCACTGTTCAATTTATATCCTTATTGCCGGAACCTATACTGCCTACTGTCTCACTGCGCTGCGGGGAGCGGTCGGTTGGGCTATCTTTGGCGTTATTTGGGGATTAGCCGTAGTCGGTATTGTACTCTATGCTATATTCGGAAGCAGAGTGCGCGTGTTATCGGTTGTTACCTATATTCCGATGGGGTGGCTTATTATATTCGCTGCAAAGCCGCTGAAAGAACAGCTCTCTTTATTAAGCTTCCGCTTTTTAGTTTTAGGCGGTGTGCTCTATACAGTCGGCTGCGTTTTTTATGCAATGAAAAAAATAAAATGGATGCACGGTGTGTGGCACCTCTTTGTACTTGCCGGAAGTATTATGCACTTCTTTTCTATCTATTACAGCATATAG